GCCCACGCGGCCCACGCACACCACCACGActggcaagggagcaacaccatgGCGACTACAAGagaaccggaccccacatagagcgaaGCATGGCCACACCCAcaaagcacgcaagccagaggcgccaaggagggacagagaagcaagcaccgcatgacaggcccacgagaggagcgaccCCCCCGCCGGGCGCCAAAGCAAACGCCCCGCCctccgccacgccgcagaccggacATCACCCCATCCACTAACACACCAAGGGAGATACCCCGGAGGCAGACAGAAAACCGCCAGCCAGGAAACAGAGACTtgccagacaccagcaagtagcggggaccgcccgccagccccccacAAGCGCTGGAGGGTAGCAAGCAGTCCCCACATGTCACACatacaacacacaaataaatcgataaaatacaatataataagtaataaattaaCAATTATGTTGTGTgccattactgacgcctagtggccagaatactacactaCTATTGTgtttcagtatgttttgaccAATATTAGGCCatactcaaccacgaaacagcaaccatttataaatgaatacattttggaaaaaacacaatagagtgagTGAGCCATATTCGAACCGGGATGTAGCAAGGGActacgtttggacacccctgatctaatggATACGTTGATACCATTGACAGACAATGAATTTATTGTCAGTGTTATCTTCATTTTTTCTGCATCTGATTTTGCTTTGAAGGCAGCTTTGCACATGTAGCATTCAATACACTCTGTCATAAAGTcttgtgaaatgttttttcttaaagTAACTGGCATGCATAATTGAACACATAAATCAAACTGACATTCCCCAGTTTGGAGTCGTCAGACCGAAGCTGCTGTCGCAACAGTACCGCAACGTTGAGGCTGTCAGTTAAGCAGGTTAGGTTGTCTTTCTCCGACATTCCAAAAATTTACATTATGCATTTATGCGATTAATTGCAgtctccaaattgtccatagatatgaattcaagattcaagattcaagagttttattgtcatataaaactcttgaatcttgaatcttgaatcttgaatgtgagtgtcaaaggttgtttgtctacatgtgcccttcTTTgccctcttgcccaaagtcagctgggataggctccagcataccagcacGGCCTAGGCCCAAGCAGAATtgaaaatgccacaaaatttgCAGAGTGCGTGCGAACACTTGTAATGTATTGGTACACATACTTACACAGTCAGGAAAAATGTAATACTTACTTGAATTACATACCTTTGATTGGCGAAATATAAGACTCGAAGGAAACGGGCGGCGACCCAATACCCACCTGTCTTCTGGTGACAGGCATCTTTAGAGACCAAGATTCCAGCGGAGATAGCTACGGCCATGCGGCTGCTCTAGACCCAAGAACCACAAGGGTGAAACCTGATCTGTCGGAGGCGCTGGATCTGGTGAACCCCCCCCCAGCTTAATTGTTAGGCCTTAGAGCGGCATGGCAGTGAGCTACCCACTCTGTCAATTCGGAGGGTAGAGGGCACTGGCCAAAATATAGGCATCCAAAACTCTGCAGCTAGGATCCTGATGAGAATGTGCAAACATGAGCACATAATCTCGACTCTCCACTCACGCCACTGGCTTCCCTTTTCCGCCAGGATTGAGTATAAGGTTTCTCTCCTCGTACACCAATGCACCCACGGATATGCCCCCAAAGAACTTCTCAATGTCCAAAAGAGCATGTATCCTCCCATCCACCCACACAAGCCTCAAGACCCTGGGAGATAGGGCCTTCTGTGCTGCAGAATAACCTCGCCGACACTTTGAGGGAACCACAATCCAATGTCCGTTTTCTTTTTGGCAAAACTTTTTGTTCCCCCTTTTAGATGTTTCTTGTGTACCTTttcaatttttaacaaaattgcTTCTCTTGTTTTCTTTCCCTCGTCCCATGATGAGATGTTTTGAGATGCTTTGAGATCTCCTGATGAAAAGTGCACTACAAATACAACGTATGATTAATAGCCAAGCTCACCATTCCGCATTCAAACATTCTTTTAGTGACAGAATGTGTTCATGACAGGAATTCCACGGTTCTCGTGCATACGAGAACATCCGGGAGTGGCTCCAAGCTGATGTATATAAGGATGGCTCCTTGTTGCCTCATCACCCTCAAACATCAGCAGAGGTAGCATCTCACAGCTTGCTTGTTTACATCCTCTTTGTCCTTGCTGTCCCTAACTTgtgtgatggtgatgatgatgatgatgatgatgatgatgatgacgatgtgACTTGTCCACAGATGGCATTTGCTCTtcacttcttcctcctcctcattggGATGAGTGGACTGTTGACTGGAAGTGTAAGTAACAATCTGAAATGTTTGGTACCCATCATGTAGGCTTCctactttcatggatgacaCGTCAATGTATTGTCTTCTCTTCTTCTCAGCAATCTTACCCTGTGAACGGTCAGTGTCTCCTTTCAACCTTCATGTCTCCTTTTCAAATGTGCTCTTGCATCTAAGGTAAGCATTGTGTTGCAGCTCCTGGCTGTCCCGACGAATGGACCCGGGTGAACGATCGTTGTTTCATCTTCAAAAACAAGGAGAATGACTTTGCAGATGCTGAGGTACTACCACTGTCTTACACAGTCCTCGTGATGCGCCTCTAAGCTACGAGTGATCAGGCTACAAATCCAAATGTCTTGGTGCCTAGCTAAACAATCAACATGAGTAAAACATGCAAGTTGAAGCCTTTTCCTCTCTTTGATGTTGTCTTCATTGTATCATCAACATTCCCCCTCACAGCAAACTAAAATACTAGATAGGTTACAATGCTGTGTACTGGGGTTTCCCTCAGAAacgaggctttatcgctggttgcaagtcattttgcactttgtatactggtttatcatgtttgttaagCTCTCCCCTTCAATTTGTGCCAAGTCAAAGTTCAACCCATTTCAACAGAAGGATTACTGACCTCAGCAGTGCGTGCGAACGCATTCCACACTTACCAAAATCGCTGCAACAGACCAAAATGACCGACTTCCTCTTTGTTTGGGAATATGGGTTCTTGCGTCCTGGCATGTTTGATGTGTCCACCAAATTTCGTGACGATCCATGAAAGTGGTGGTGGGGGCTAATTTAAAGGTGGCGCCACTGAGTGAGTTTTGGGAGTTTGTGTCTGGGATGCCTGAAATATAAAATTTTTCGCCGGACCTGACGCGCTTGTGcattttggtgagttttcatgcatgtCAAGGCCCTCAAAAATGCGATTAAATTGGGAGaataataacaatcatgatGACAAACATAACTAAAAGCCAAAGCGCTAGCAAAGTTTCCTTTGATAAATTAACTAATAACATTAGCTGATTAGCTGCGAAAATTTTGTAATATTGCTAAAAACTCGAGTGTGGGTAGGAAGCTATCCCAACATCAAaatcacagcacagcacagcaaaaTCCCCCCTAGGAGCCGGACGCAACAACAAGATCTGCGAGTAAAACGTACATTTTCATCTCCTGATACATGAAATTGTCTTCCTTTTCACAGATGGTTGGTTTTCAATCAATTGtcctcagtttttatgagacgatttaaaaaaaatgatttatccttttttttttctcctggcAGAATGTCTGCATATCTTTTGGTGGGAATCTGGCCTCCATCCACAACGGCATGGAAAATGCAGTTGTTCGAGAACTGATGAGGAAAGACGACGGTACTTTAACGAAAAGCTGGATCGGCCTCCATGATTTAATCAAGGTGAAATACTTACAATTGCAAAGATTCTGATCTCGTCTATGAATTTGTACTGTAATCCAACCAAAGGCATGCTTTTTAGGTTTATTTCTCAAACACAACAACAGTACTAACATCTCTTTTCACCGTCACCCCCAGTCACGACCAAGAAAAAAgaggaacatacagtatacatactgtacatatgtacatgCTCAATATATGTAGAGACATGGTTTCAATGTGACTTTGTCTTCCAGACAAATGAGCGGATGTGGACTGATGGTACACCCAGTGACTTTACTGACTTTGGACGTGAAGAGCCTAACGGAAAAGGCTGCGTTCTGATACAGCAGTCTGGTAAAAGTATTTGTCATTTCCACAGAGTGAATGGATGTAGCGTGCTGAGTAACAGAGTGTTACCACGTGACGTCGACTGATTATTTATGTCACGTAGAGCTACGGACATTCCAGTGGACTTGTGCTGCTGCTAGTCAAATGACAGAATATGAGTATAATATTGTTCATATTACTAATTGTACTTGTTTGTGTTTCCTTCCAGGTGAGCAGTGGGCTGATGAGCCATGCAATCAAGTTCTTCCATTTGTTTGTTGCAAAGATGTGGAGTAAAAGAGCCTCATTGCTGTCGTTTTACCTGCAAGGCGTACAAGCTGCAATTATTAATATTAGCAGTCTTGTTGGTTGTACGTCACAATTGTGCACAGCTTTGAATAAAACATATTGCAATGCATTGAGTCGTGGTGTGTTGCCTTTTGTGCAATTCCCCACTTGAAAAGGATAGCCAATCCACATCTTGGATTCCCCTCGGTGAACAGGCGTAAAATGAAACTTGTCCTTTTATATGACCTTCTTCATCATTGATCCATTTGGTAGTCATCAGTCAACTTATTTTGGTACTCAGGTACCAACCtcaaaagagaaaaataaaacacgTTTTAGAATAATTTTCCACTACTTTCCAGTAGTCCACTACTCTTTGAAGTCAAAATACTTTCCAAACATTGTTGTACTTAATTAGAGAACATTAATCAATCTTTCAGTCATCATTAATGGGATAAATTAAAAGATGGTGCACACATGACTAATAAAATGGATGTGTACTGGTTGTTTTGTTCTTTAATAAGTGAATCAGTCACAACAGAAACAGCACATTAGGCTTTTGGCACTTCGCCACACACTTGATCTTGTCTAATGTGATACTCCAGAACAGGATGTTCTTCTTCCACTTACAATTCCAATTCCAATTATTCCAGTATAACTCACAATTCAACAAAAGGCATATAAAATAgcactgtatttttacattgtaaCAAAACGACTGTTTCAAAGCAATAAGTGCACTTAACTATCAATTATGACtctgactctggaacagattatttctatttacattattattaacaggggttccctttttttttactcatgtaTGACAATTTAGAACATTAAAAAgggacttaaaacattgccacagttaaaaaaaacattggccacagtttgaccttggaacagaCTCTTGTTATTCACATTACTTTAAACAGCtccttttttttacaataaaagcAAACTAAAAGTcattaaatgatcattttatttggTCAAATAGCATATATACTGCAAGGTTCATACATAAATATCACAACAAGTTATGATCATTTATAAGGACATTTAGAACAgtgatatgtacagtatatacagtacagtatatgtatgacTTTGGAgcatgttgccatgacaaccgaTGGCCATGTCTTAGGAAACGTACACGATATGAATCACACgtcctgtacatactgtatgcgtGCGTATTCAACGTGGAGCACAAGCGAGACAATCACGTTTGACTTCATTTAAGAGAAGACAGACTGAACGAGCACAAAATGACAGAAGAGGACAAGAACAATAACCAGGGGACACACAAACAGaaatacagtttaaaaaaagaccACCAGCCTATGTGTGGTTAAGCTTCAGTTAAGAGGAGACAGTCTGAGAGACTATGGAGACCAAACTCTGACAGAAGACAACAACCTGGAAAGACAAAAGCCTACAAACAAGACCGTAACATTACCAGCTAGTGTAATTTAGCTTCACTTAAGACGGGACAGACTGGGAGAATAGAGAGACATATAGAGACAGAAGACAACAACAATCACCGGGGgacacaaaaacagaaaagacaGTGAAAAAGACAACAACGCAACCAGCTTGTGCGTGGTTAAGCTTCATGCTTTGGCGTGTGTGTCAAGTGAGTCTATGGTCTAGTGAGAAAAACGTCACTGATGCGCGTGCGCACACCGTCCGCCCCCCTGTAAATATATTCCGGGTCGCCCTCGGGGAAAACCACAATGGATAATTGtaacaaatatttaatttaatgaacGCCGCAGAGAAGTGACAGTGAGAGACAGTTTAATGCTTGTCAGCATAAACTCGTCTCATTGAACCTTGACGCTTCTCAGGCTAGCTTTgcttgctagctgctaacaaagagacCCGGAAGTTATCACCACATCGCTAAACAGAGATCACGTGTGAGGGAAAAGTGGCGGTTGtgtgaaaaaagaaagaaatgaaaaaaaacagaagacatAGTAGCAGTgagaaagaacgatagcagagtacgaaGAGGAACGTTCGCTTTCGCTGCTTTCAAGAAGCCTCAAGTTGTGTTACACAGAGCAGGTTAGTCTCATTGTTACTCTCACATGTTTATAAGCTTTCTGGTTGTTCATGAACACTACTAATAAAAAGCTTTTCTTCGTGAATCGATATCATGAGGTCGTGTCAGTGTCGGATCGATACTAGCGCGATGACAGATGTTTCATTTCTGTCTGTGCAACATTTGCGGTATCGCCCGCCACCCTAATCCAGGATGATCAATTGCGTAAAATACAGTACACTTACATGGCGTTCGAGCACCCATGAGAACATGAACTGAAGCACTTGTATATTTAACATCACAGTTTGTTTACTGCAAGGCGGCGGCCATATTGAACAGAGtggaatatacagtggaaccttggttagcgtcattaatccgttccagaaggtccgactcaaaccgaaacgcACCCTAACCGATtcgatttttcccataagaaataatggtaGTCCATTTATTCCGTTGTAGACAgccaaaatgtaaacacaagctaataggctgctaacacgGATGTTTTgcgattaaaaatacattacgaacacagttggactcatgcagtgtattagtaacacgacaagatgcatGGCATATTGTAGCATGCAAACCGGATCAAatttttggcgtaaatttttaACTTGAGCCGTAAGACAGTCTCACAGAGGGTCCATCGTATGTCACTACACGCACACAGCGCTTCAGGGGAAGTCGGTGGTGTTACTCCGCAAGGAAAAATACCGTAAGTCCATCCACTACGGAATCCAGTCTCCAGGGTTCTTTCATACCCTGATAAAGGCAGGGTTTCTTCTTATCCAGGGTTAGTTAGAGGATCAGCTCAGAATATGCAGTGCTAAGAAGCTGGTTCACTTCTTAGCAGGATATGTCGCCATAGTAGCTAACCTGTTTTGTCGCAGGTGAAACTTGCTGACAATAGTTCAGTTAATCAAAGCCGCGCCCACTGGCCAATCAGTTGTTGACATTCAAAAAACGGAAGTGATGCTTACAGCCTCAttataaaatcaacaataatgataaataataatatgaaaacaaacaaagctgtgGTATCGGGCTAGTGTTGAGTATAGGAGTGAGGGCAGCCATCAGAAAGCATCTCTGAGGtgagggggaggtctgcgacacATACAATGCAGTccttcatcccttcctaaaagattaAATCATTTAGCCTCTAGCAAACAAAGCACAGCCATCTTGGTTTCCGCCGTGTCCATGAATATTGTTAAATCTGAATGGATTCATAACAACTGTTGTTGGCTGGCAGAGGCCCCACACCATGGAATCCTAACGACTGTCATTTGACAACATAAAAGAGCGAAACCGTTTTTGTCTGAACATGGTTTGGGACATGAACCTAGGCAAGAACTGCCCCAAGAACTATCCCCCCCACTTCTTTTGTGGCTCTTCGGTTGGGTTTGTTACGTGGCGTCAGCTCTGTGAGCAAACCATGACTCCATTTGGAGTGGGTGTGTTGTTGCGGCTGGCGCTGGGTGATGCCTTCAAAGAAGTCAGCCTGAAGGATTTTTTTGGGAGGTGCACGTCATGCAACGCTTGTTGCTTTCCGGTGTGGCGTGCGTTGGCACCTGCGGGATTAGGGGAGAGTGTTCCTGCAGAGTCCCGAGGCGTACGGGTGTGTTCAGCATGTCAATTGGTGACACTCTGAGAGGAGAGAGCATTGACGTgataatatgtttatttttcctaatatttatGGGCTCAACTGGCAGAACCACAAATATTGACTGGTTAATCGCAATCGACAAGTTGGTCCAGTTGCAATTGACTCATCCATTGACAAtccattgaatgaatgaatgaattttgtcTTGCTAtgtcctgcagacgtcagtGAAGATATTCACTTTGAGCAGCAGGAGTGCAACTCCAGAATGGAAcacattaaaaaggaagaggaggaatcACAGTGCCCATatattaaagaagaagaggaggagccacagccccgtGACATGAAAGAGGAAGTGGAGGAGCCAGAGtacccccacattaaagaggaagaatgGGATTATAGTGTCAGACAGGAGGGAGACcatcttgaaggactggaggagttcTCAGTGATATGTGtccctgtgaagagtgaagatgacgaaggtgaaagtgaggagaagagagaggtggagcctccaagcagcagctcaactcaacacatgacaacagaagctgatggagaccactgtggaggatcacaagcacacaacctcttagctccactatcagatagtgacgacacaacgtcacactctcctgacactgatgatgaagactctgaagctgatatgacatgtcacactgacaacacacgctgGAAATGCTCTCAGTGTGACAAAACTTTTGTTAGCAAGGGAAATCTAAAAATACACACGAGACTTCACACGGGTGAGAAACCTTTCACCTGCTCTGTCTGTGGTAAAGGGTTCATTGTTAAATCAAATTTGAAAGCTCACATAAGCgtgcacactggagagaaagctttttcttGCGTGGTGTGTGGTAAACAATTTTGTCAAAAAGCTGacttaaaaagacacacaagaatacacactggagagaaaccctttccttgctcagtgtgtggtaaaagatttgTTAATCACTATCAGTTAAgaagacacacaagaatacacactggagagaaacccttcccttgcacggtgtgtggtaaaagattctcacATAAATCGgatttaaaaagacacacaagagtacacactggagagaaacctttcccTTGCTCGATGTGCGGTAAAAGATTCATTAATAAAactcatttaaacacacacacaagaatacacactggagagaaaccttttccttgtgCGGTGTGTGGTAAGGGATTCTCTCAAAAAGCTGATTTAAAAAGACACACGATAattcacactggagagaaaccttttccttgcacgaAGTGTGGTAAACGATATTCTCAAAAAGGtgatttaaaaatacacacaagaatCCACACTGGAAAGAAACCTtttgcctgctcagtttgtggtcagGAATTCAATGAGGAGTCTCATTTGGAAGAACACACAAGAAAACACACGAGAGAGAAACCATTTCCTTGCACAGTGTGCGGTAAACGATTTGATCGTAAAAgtaatttgaaaaaacacactgggacacacaccggagagaaaccttttccttgcaaggtgtgtggtaaaagactTGCTCATCGAGGCAGTTTAAAAAGGCacgcaagaatacacactgaagAGAACCCTTTTTCCTGAGCAGTTTTTTGTAAAAGTTTCTCTGTCTGTAGAATAGGGATCAACCGGCGGACAGCCGTCTGACTAGACGGCATCCAATACGGACCTGGACCTATTGTCAATAGGAGcataacaaatacataaaatgtcacCTGAAATCTGACTATTTGATACCAAagccatgtactgtatactgacaCATAGAAATTAATTTGTCAACAATAAAAGACCATTCTTACCTCTAAATGGAACcggtgtcttttatccacaaTAACATCGTTTCCAGGGACATGGAGGCTTGAAAAATAGTTTTTCCCGGTTCAGCATTCCAGAGGCCTCACCTCGGGATCTGTACACGGCATAGCTCAGTCTCATCCACGGTCTTCCATTCTGGTCTGTCACGATTAAC
Above is a genomic segment from Dunckerocampus dactyliophorus isolate RoL2022-P2 chromosome 1, RoL_Ddac_1.1, whole genome shotgun sequence containing:
- the LOC129176719 gene encoding gastrula zinc finger protein XlCGF57.1-like, which codes for MEHIKKEEEESQCPYIKEEEEEPQPRDMKEEVEEPEYPHIKEEEWDYSVRQEGDHLEGLEEFSVICVPVKSEDDEGESEEKREVEPPSSSSTQHMTTEADGDHCGGSQAHNLLAPLSDSDDTTSHSPDTDDEDSEADMTCHTDNTRWKCSQCDKTFVSKGNLKIHTRLHTGEKPFTCSVCGKGFIVKSNLKAHISVHTGEKAFSCVVCGKQFCQKADLKRHTRIHTGEKPFPCSVCGKRFVNHYQLRRHTRIHTGEKPFPCTVCGKRFSHKSDLKRHTRVHTGEKPFPCSMCGKRFINKTHLNTHTRIHTGEKPFPCAVCGKGFSQKADLKRHTIIHTGEKPFPCTKCGKRYSQKGDLKIHTRIHTGKKPFACSVCGQEFNEESHLEEHTRKHTREKPFPCTVCGKRFDRKSNLKKHTGTHTGEKPFPCKVCGKRLAHRGSLKRHARIHTEENPFS